A DNA window from Chloroflexota bacterium contains the following coding sequences:
- a CDS encoding FHA domain-containing protein, protein MRSELLPGVTAPMAGHVAIHIHGSADRIQLAGKSEYLLGRADPKNDAEPDVDLGLYNGQQMGVSRRHATLLYNEFGLSIVDLGSTNGTLVNGRLLGAGKMQMLKDGDEVKLGKLAFNVYFNPENQK, encoded by the coding sequence TTGCGCTCCGAACTGCTTCCCGGCGTCACGGCCCCCATGGCCGGCCACGTTGCCATTCACATCCACGGCTCAGCCGACCGCATCCAGCTTGCCGGAAAGTCTGAGTATCTTCTTGGCCGCGCCGATCCCAAGAATGACGCCGAGCCGGATGTTGACCTGGGCCTTTACAATGGACAGCAAATGGGCGTCTCCCGCCGCCACGCCACCTTGCTCTACAACGAATTCGGCCTGAGCATCGTTGACCTGGGTAGCACCAACGGCACGCTGGTCAATGGCCGCCTGCTCGGCGCGGGCAAAATGCAAATGCTCAAAGACGGCGACGAAGTCAAACTCGGCAAGCTGGCGTTCAACGTCTACTTCAATCCGGAAAACCAAAAATAA